A single genomic interval of Flavobacterium sp. N2820 harbors:
- a CDS encoding peptidoglycan DD-metalloendopeptidase family protein, with protein MTKILEILHSIQCAKVIAPEIDYTKYIPLDLSVSNTELQYIKLETASDYEIFIQNHLDKYKGKIAFGGYIETRNLYKRSTVFKNNTSDERNIHIGLDLWINEPATIHAALDGKIHSFQNNTALGDYGPTIILEHEVEEIKFHTLYGHLSEASLIGKKVGNVVRKGEQIATLGLPPINGDYAPHLHFQLIFDMEKKKGDYPGVCNEKMLHFYKSNCPDPNLLLKIA; from the coding sequence ATGACTAAAATTCTTGAAATATTACACTCAATTCAATGCGCAAAAGTTATTGCTCCAGAAATTGATTATACAAAATATATTCCTTTAGATTTATCGGTTTCAAATACTGAATTGCAATATATCAAATTAGAAACCGCTTCTGATTATGAAATTTTTATTCAAAATCATTTAGACAAATACAAAGGAAAAATAGCTTTTGGAGGCTATATAGAAACTCGAAATTTATATAAAAGAAGTACCGTTTTTAAGAACAACACTTCAGACGAACGTAACATTCATATTGGATTGGATTTATGGATTAACGAACCCGCAACAATTCATGCAGCCTTAGACGGTAAAATACACAGTTTTCAAAACAATACAGCTTTAGGTGATTATGGTCCAACCATAATTTTGGAACATGAAGTAGAAGAAATTAAATTTCATACACTTTATGGTCATTTAAGTGAAGCTAGTTTGATTGGTAAAAAAGTAGGTAATGTGGTAAGGAAAGGAGAGCAAATTGCCACTTTAGGCTTACCTCCTATTAATGGTGATTATGCACCACATTTACATTTTCAACTCATTTTTGATATGGAGAAAAAAAAGGGAGATTATCCTGGTGTTTGCAATGAAAAAATGCTTCATTTTTATAAAAGCAACTGTCCTGATCCAAATTTACTCCTCAAAATAGCTTGA